In Lachnospiraceae bacterium, one DNA window encodes the following:
- a CDS encoding MAE_28990/MAE_18760 family HEPN-like nuclease, producing MELLMNGEFIQMIEDTRAELDSIRKWINAGNQFDSKTRYLISYAVVKASGAVEVIFKKMIYNYLSVGANEKAKGYLEKAIIDSSCNPNTGNMSNMLQNISSEWKTLFDQQVKQSGEKDKLNSLVQLRNDFAHGDSISVSIDTVIKYFDSAVKILNILDNVCT from the coding sequence ATGGAGTTACTTATGAATGGTGAATTTATACAAATGATAGAGGATACAAGAGCAGAACTTGATAGTATTCGTAAATGGATTAATGCTGGAAATCAATTTGATTCTAAAACAAGATATTTGATTTCTTATGCTGTTGTTAAAGCAAGTGGGGCAGTTGAAGTCATTTTCAAAAAAATGATTTATAATTACTTGAGCGTTGGTGCAAATGAAAAAGCAAAAGGGTATCTTGAAAAAGCAATTATTGATAGTTCGTGTAATCCTAACACGGGAAATATGAGCAATATGTTACAGAACATTTCTTCAGAATGGAAAACGTTATTTGATCAGCAGGTAAAACAAAGTGGAGAAAAGGATAAATTAAATTCCCTTGTGCAATTAAGAAACGATTTTGCTCATGGCGACAGCATATCTGTTTCTATTGATACAGTTATTAAATATTTTGATTCAGCTGTTAAGATATTAAATATATTAGATAACGTGTGTACATAG
- a CDS encoding DUF262 domain-containing protein, which translates to MAYRVVISLVEMKQILEVFGKQKILESFDLLEQEDYLFVRKCDEIKLIVALNKMTSLYMSNRNKPCKTKKGSFYCIVIDLSESRICLELEELVLRYCKGEKTMAAKQIKLEETAEELMEYSDDDLYNINSWGADLSFREIITMYEEGELLKPELQRKYVWTRTEASRFIDSILLGLPVPSVFFAKEQDETMLIIDGFQRIMTVHDYVKGVFSGDGKIFKLSNTENINARWRGKAFAELDTEEKRRIRSSTIHAIIFEQKHPRNDTGMFQIFERINTGGRTLKAQEIRNCVYQGKCNDLLFELNKHDSWRKILGLNVEDSRMADLELILRYFAMRDLHIRNEGQLKQINLAKYLNQYMGDKTNSTEEDILNMKQDFITMIDKVYELLGKNAFKNLKKESENFASKINPAIFDAISVATSYAIKTEYKFTEENYLEKYKRLLKNEEFHRASSSRTTNIENIKTRIQIAAEFLYGVTYEW; encoded by the coding sequence ATGGCATATCGAGTAGTTATATCTTTGGTGGAAATGAAACAGATTTTAGAAGTGTTTGGTAAACAGAAAATTTTAGAAAGTTTTGACCTGTTAGAACAAGAAGATTATTTATTTGTCCGGAAATGTGATGAAATTAAATTAATAGTAGCATTGAATAAGATGACTTCGCTTTACATGAGCAATAGGAATAAGCCATGTAAAACAAAAAAAGGGTCATTTTATTGCATTGTGATTGATTTATCTGAAAGCAGAATATGTTTGGAACTTGAAGAGTTAGTATTGCGATATTGCAAAGGAGAAAAGACTATGGCAGCTAAACAAATTAAATTAGAGGAAACAGCGGAAGAGTTAATGGAATATTCAGATGATGATTTGTACAATATCAATTCATGGGGGGCGGATTTGTCATTTCGTGAAATTATTACAATGTATGAAGAGGGCGAATTGTTAAAACCGGAATTACAGAGAAAGTATGTTTGGACAAGGACAGAAGCCAGTAGATTTATTGATTCCATATTACTAGGATTACCTGTACCAAGTGTGTTTTTTGCTAAAGAACAAGATGAAACAATGCTAATAATAGATGGATTCCAGCGAATTATGACAGTACATGATTATGTAAAAGGAGTTTTTTCTGGAGATGGGAAAATATTTAAATTATCTAATACTGAAAATATAAATGCCAGATGGAGAGGAAAAGCTTTTGCTGAACTTGATACTGAAGAAAAGAGACGAATACGTAGTAGCACTATCCATGCGATTATTTTTGAACAAAAACATCCTAGAAATGATACGGGTATGTTTCAAATTTTTGAAAGAATTAATACAGGCGGACGAACATTAAAAGCACAAGAAATACGAAATTGTGTATATCAGGGAAAATGTAATGACTTGCTTTTTGAATTAAATAAACATGATTCATGGCGAAAGATATTAGGATTAAATGTAGAAGATTCCAGAATGGCGGACTTGGAATTGATTTTAAGATATTTTGCTATGAGAGATTTACACATTAGAAATGAGGGACAATTAAAGCAAATAAATTTAGCTAAGTATCTTAATCAGTATATGGGTGATAAGACGAATTCAACAGAAGAAGATATTCTTAATATGAAACAAGATTTTATCACAATGATAGATAAAGTGTATGAATTATTAGGGAAAAACGCATTTAAAAATTTAAAAAAAGAATCCGAAAACTTTGCAAGCAAAATAAATCCTGCGATTTTTGATGCTATATCTGTTGCCACATCATATGCAATTAAAACAGAATATAAATTCACGGAAGAAAATTATTTGGAAAAATATAAGAGATTATTGAAAAATGAAGAGTTTCATCGAGCATCCAGTAGTAGAACTACTAATATTGAAAATATTAAAACACGTATTCAAATAGCAGCAGAGTTCCTGTATGGAGTTACTTATGAATGGTGA
- a CDS encoding DUF3791 domain-containing protein yields MTANPILLQKKYSRVIECFAKQQGLSLDAALDFFYHSEVYQLIRDGISDMHCMSDAYLADELEQEYQMKQ; encoded by the coding sequence ATGACGGCAAATCCGATTTTACTTCAGAAAAAATACAGCCGTGTGATTGAGTGTTTTGCAAAACAGCAAGGACTTTCACTGGATGCGGCGTTGGACTTTTTCTATCATTCCGAAGTTTATCAGTTGATACGGGACGGGATATCAGATATGCACTGCATGAGTGATGCATATTTGGCGGATGAACTGGAACAGGAATATCAGATGAAGCAATAG